A single genomic interval of Xylanivirga thermophila harbors:
- a CDS encoding DUF951 domain-containing protein, which translates to MMEFAVGDIIQTKKKHPCGSDTWSIMRLGADVKIKCTGCGRIVMMDREHFEKRAKRVVEKADE; encoded by the coding sequence ATGATGGAATTTGCTGTAGGAGATATTATACAGACTAAAAAGAAACATCCCTGCGGCAGCGATACATGGAGCATAATGCGGTTGGGAGCGGATGTAAAGATAAAATGTACAGGATGTGGCCGTATTGTTATGATGGACAGGGAGCATTTTGAAAAGAGGGCGAAAAGAGTCGTAGAAAAAGCAGACGAGTAA
- a CDS encoding mechanosensitive ion channel family protein translates to MGKIWEGMKGGAVLWFQKLAPEDYVIFFEKLLRIVFVYIVARIIIRVGSRFINRFFNRRKKTKFSMDDKKAATLKALSKSILRYLTYFIAVASILPEFGIRAESIIATAGIGGLAIGFGAQNLVKDVITGFFILFEDQYAVGDFVTIGDVTGTVEDIGLRITKIRGFQGDLTIIPNGKVEQVTNFTRGNALAIVDVSIAYEADIEKAMDVLNILSKSYGEENGDIVETPQVLGVTQLGDSGITLRMVVKTQPMKHWSVERELRLLVKQALDKNGIEIAYPRMVVIEGNNKKGGDRA, encoded by the coding sequence ATGGGAAAGATTTGGGAGGGGATGAAAGGTGGGGCTGTTTTATGGTTTCAAAAACTAGCACCAGAAGACTATGTAATATTTTTTGAAAAACTCCTTAGGATAGTATTTGTATATATAGTGGCTCGGATTATAATACGGGTAGGTAGTAGGTTTATAAACCGATTTTTCAATAGAAGAAAAAAGACCAAATTTTCTATGGATGATAAAAAAGCTGCTACCTTAAAAGCACTATCAAAGAGTATTCTTAGATACCTTACCTACTTTATTGCAGTTGCAAGTATACTACCTGAATTTGGTATAAGAGCGGAATCCATAATAGCTACTGCAGGCATAGGAGGATTAGCGATAGGATTTGGAGCACAAAATTTAGTTAAAGATGTCATTACAGGCTTTTTTATATTATTTGAGGACCAATATGCAGTTGGAGATTTTGTTACCATAGGAGATGTTACAGGAACAGTAGAGGATATAGGTCTTAGAATCACCAAGATACGGGGATTTCAAGGGGATTTAACCATAATACCTAATGGAAAGGTAGAGCAGGTGACAAATTTCACCCGTGGTAATGCGCTGGCAATAGTGGATGTCAGTATAGCCTATGAAGCAGATATAGAAAAGGCTATGGATGTATTAAATATTTTGTCAAAATCCTATGGGGAAGAGAATGGGGATATAGTAGAAACCCCACAGGTATTAGGCGTAACACAGCTTGGCGATAGTGGTATAACCTTAAGGATGGTGGTAAAAACCCAGCCCATGAAACACTGGAGTGTGGAAAGGGAGCTTAGACTGTTGGTAAAGCAGGCCTTGGACAAAAATGGTATAGAAATAGCATATCCAAGGATGGTAGTAATAGAAGGCAATAATAAAAAGGGGGGTGACAGGGCATGA
- a CDS encoding gamma-glutamyl-gamma-aminobutyrate hydrolase family protein, producing MRKSTIIGITCDYNWEENDIKIYEGYVEAITKAGGMPILLPGNDIQEIPSILDMVDGIMLIGGQDVDPYLYGEAPHMKIGSVNPRRDEFELELCRRALDRNVRILGICRGIQILNVAAGGTLYQDISSQWEKGEPINHNQKGPKWFGSHMVEVVPDSRLYKILGEKNIRVNSFHHQAVKDIPKGFRVVASSSDGVIEAIEGTYDTFVLGVQWHPERMTKDYTIMQRIFDHFVS from the coding sequence ATGAGAAAAAGCACCATAATAGGTATTACTTGTGATTATAACTGGGAAGAAAATGACATAAAGATATACGAAGGATATGTAGAGGCTATTACAAAAGCAGGAGGCATGCCCATATTATTGCCCGGAAATGATATACAAGAGATCCCATCTATACTCGATATGGTAGATGGGATAATGCTTATTGGAGGACAGGATGTGGATCCATATTTATATGGTGAAGCGCCTCATATGAAAATAGGTAGTGTAAATCCTAGAAGGGATGAATTTGAACTAGAATTGTGCAGGCGGGCGCTTGATAGAAATGTACGCATACTAGGTATATGTAGAGGCATACAGATACTAAACGTAGCAGCTGGAGGCACCTTGTATCAAGATATATCATCCCAATGGGAAAAGGGTGAGCCTATAAATCATAATCAAAAGGGGCCAAAATGGTTCGGAAGCCATATGGTGGAGGTAGTGCCGGATAGTCGTCTATATAAGATACTTGGAGAGAAGAATATACGGGTAAACAGTTTCCATCATCAGGCTGTAAAGGATATACCCAAGGGCTTTAGAGTGGTTGCATCAAGCTCTGATGGCGTAATAGAGGCCATAGAAGGGACTTATGATACCTTTGTACTTGGGGTACAGTGGCACCCTGAGAGGATGACAAAGGATTATACTATCATGCAAAGGATATTTGATCATTTTGTTTCATAG
- the glnA gene encoding type I glutamate--ammonia ligase: MQKYTKEDILRICNRENIEFIRLQFTDIFGTMKNVAITSKQLEKALNNEIMFDGSSIEGFVRIEESDMYLRPDTNSFVIFPWRGGEGKTARLICDVYTADNKPFEGCPRNILKQVLNRARDMGYTMYAGPEAEFFLFHTDEKGNPTTITQDNAEYFDLAPVDLGENARRDICLTLEKMGFEIEASHHENAPGQHEIDFKYDDALTTADNVMTFKMVVRIIAQKHGLHATFMPKPVFGVPGSGMHINQSLFKDGENAFFDEDGEYQLSKDALYYIGGLMEHAPAMAAITNPLVNSYKRLVSGYEAPVYIAWSHKNRSPLIRIPAKRGVSTRIELRNPDPSCNPYLAMAVTLAAGLDGIKNQIVPPLPINRNIYSMTKQERKEGHIPSLPKNLYESMKALKEDKYIRGVLGPHCYERYVEAKRIEWQQYQMQVTPWEIRQYINKF, from the coding sequence ATGCAAAAATATACCAAAGAAGATATTTTAAGGATTTGCAATAGGGAGAATATAGAATTTATAAGGCTACAGTTTACTGATATTTTTGGCACTATGAAAAATGTGGCCATAACTAGTAAACAGCTGGAAAAAGCACTGAATAATGAAATTATGTTCGATGGTTCGTCTATAGAAGGTTTTGTTCGGATTGAAGAATCGGATATGTATTTAAGGCCAGATACCAACTCCTTTGTGATATTTCCATGGCGCGGTGGAGAAGGGAAAACAGCAAGGCTAATATGTGATGTATATACAGCGGATAATAAACCTTTTGAAGGCTGCCCCCGTAATATTTTAAAACAGGTTTTGAATCGAGCCCGTGATATGGGTTACACCATGTATGCAGGACCAGAGGCTGAATTTTTCCTGTTCCATACGGATGAGAAAGGCAACCCCACTACTATTACCCAGGATAATGCCGAATATTTTGATTTAGCCCCTGTAGACCTAGGGGAGAATGCAAGACGGGATATATGTCTTACCCTTGAAAAGATGGGGTTTGAGATAGAGGCATCACATCATGAAAATGCTCCGGGGCAGCATGAGATAGACTTTAAATATGATGATGCCCTAACCACAGCAGATAATGTAATGACATTTAAAATGGTGGTAAGAATAATTGCCCAAAAGCACGGATTACATGCTACCTTTATGCCCAAACCTGTATTCGGAGTACCAGGATCGGGTATGCATATAAATCAATCTTTGTTTAAAGATGGGGAAAATGCCTTTTTTGATGAGGACGGGGAATACCAATTAAGCAAAGATGCGCTTTATTATATAGGAGGGCTTATGGAGCATGCTCCCGCCATGGCGGCTATTACCAATCCCCTTGTTAATTCATATAAAAGACTAGTGTCAGGCTATGAGGCGCCAGTATATATTGCATGGTCCCATAAAAATCGGAGCCCACTTATAAGGATACCGGCAAAAAGGGGTGTATCTACCAGGATAGAGCTGAGAAATCCCGATCCATCGTGCAATCCATATCTTGCAATGGCAGTAACTCTAGCTGCAGGGTTAGACGGAATAAAAAACCAAATAGTTCCTCCTTTGCCTATAAATAGAAATATATATAGCATGACCAAGCAGGAGAGGAAAGAAGGGCATATTCCAAGTCTTCCGAAAAATCTTTATGAATCCATGAAGGCCCTTAAGGAGGATAAATATATAAGAGGAGTGTTAGGTCCACATTGCTATGAGAGATATGTGGAAGCAAAACGTATAGAATGGCAGCAATATCAAATGCAGGTTACTCCATGGGAAATACGCCAATATATTAATAAATTTTAA
- a CDS encoding DUF58 domain-containing protein: MSATWYVVIAVVMVLIEGRIYRKWGLSKVFYDRFFKQPAVFEGQEVQMVEKIYNRKLLPLPWLRIESKMDESLKFNSQANLSIKYGQFHKSLFTLMPYTGITRTHKIQCIKRGYYALNSVALTCGELFGMDEVSKEMSIDASLMVYPKLVPIKEIPIPSHNWQGDISVRRWIIDDPFLTSGIREYTYGDSFNQINWKATAKTGQLQVNKRDYTAQPRIIIYLNMDISEEMWDAVTDTDLIERGISYAASLASYYISQGIETGFGCNGYTIECKNEPVRIWPKNGNDQVMVILEAMAKLIIDRSITFYTFLQQDIDRGMSGYDIIMITPYISPRLQGQIDKLKAYGNGLAIVHLQNQEQGA; the protein is encoded by the coding sequence ATGAGTGCGACTTGGTATGTAGTTATTGCAGTAGTTATGGTGCTCATTGAAGGCAGAATATATAGAAAATGGGGCTTGTCAAAAGTGTTTTATGACAGGTTTTTTAAACAGCCGGCTGTATTTGAAGGCCAGGAAGTGCAAATGGTAGAGAAGATATACAACAGAAAACTTTTGCCACTTCCATGGCTTAGGATAGAGTCAAAGATGGATGAATCCCTCAAATTTAATAGCCAGGCAAACCTTTCAATAAAATATGGCCAATTTCATAAAAGCCTTTTTACTCTCATGCCCTATACGGGGATTACAAGGACCCATAAAATTCAATGTATCAAACGGGGATATTATGCATTAAATAGTGTAGCACTTACATGTGGAGAGCTATTTGGCATGGATGAGGTATCTAAAGAAATGTCTATAGATGCCAGCCTTATGGTATATCCCAAATTGGTACCCATAAAAGAAATCCCCATACCTAGTCACAATTGGCAGGGGGATATAAGTGTTAGACGTTGGATTATAGATGATCCTTTTTTAACATCAGGTATCAGGGAATATACATATGGAGATTCGTTTAATCAAATAAACTGGAAGGCTACGGCAAAAACAGGACAGTTACAGGTAAATAAGAGGGACTATACTGCTCAGCCTAGAATAATTATATATTTGAATATGGACATAAGCGAGGAGATGTGGGATGCGGTAACCGACACTGATTTAATTGAGCGGGGTATTTCATATGCTGCATCTTTAGCAAGTTACTACATATCACAAGGGATAGAAACGGGGTTTGGATGTAATGGATATACTATAGAATGTAAAAATGAGCCTGTAAGGATATGGCCTAAAAACGGTAATGATCAGGTAATGGTGATTTTAGAGGCCATGGCAAAATTGATAATAGATAGAAGCATTACATTCTATACATTTTTGCAACAGGATATAGATAGGGGGATGTCAGGCTATGATATTATAATGATCACTCCCTATATAAGCCCAAGGCTGCAGGGACAGATAGACAAGCTGAAGGCATATGGAAATGGATTGGCTATTGTACATCTTCAAAATCAGGAGCAAGGGGCGTAG
- a CDS encoding AAA family ATPase, whose product MEFDLIYNMASSIKKNIKKVIVGKNEVIDLLLVALISSGHVLLEDVPGTGKTLLAKTLAKSLDCSFKRVQFTPDLLPSDITGINYFNQKVGKFEFRSGPIFTNILLADELNRATPRTQSSLLECMEERQVTVDGETKTLDTPFMVIATQNPIETQGTFPLPEAQLDRFLIKINMQYPTKDQGMDILKRFKTHNPIEDITPVANVEDIKKAQESYSKVYVADDILGYIVDIVEATRKHTDVVLGVSPRGSQALLKASEVYAILQKRDYVIPDDVKYMAGPVLSHRMILTSSASIRYGNSNVVLNDILRNVPVPSEEVFNQAGDEK is encoded by the coding sequence AAAAAAGGTAATAGTAGGTAAGAATGAAGTGATAGATCTTTTATTGGTAGCCCTTATATCATCAGGACATGTACTATTAGAGGATGTACCAGGCACAGGGAAGACTTTACTTGCGAAAACCTTGGCAAAATCTTTGGATTGTAGTTTTAAGAGGGTACAATTTACACCGGATCTATTGCCTTCAGATATTACAGGTATAAATTATTTCAACCAAAAAGTTGGTAAATTTGAATTTAGGTCAGGACCTATATTTACTAATATATTGTTGGCAGATGAATTGAATAGGGCCACTCCTAGAACCCAGTCTAGCCTACTTGAATGTATGGAAGAGCGTCAGGTAACGGTGGATGGGGAGACTAAGACGTTAGATACACCTTTTATGGTTATAGCTACTCAAAATCCCATAGAAACACAAGGCACATTTCCACTTCCAGAAGCCCAATTAGATAGATTCCTTATCAAGATAAATATGCAATATCCAACCAAAGATCAGGGAATGGATATATTAAAGCGTTTTAAAACACATAATCCAATTGAAGATATTACTCCTGTAGCTAATGTAGAAGATATAAAAAAGGCTCAGGAGAGCTATTCAAAGGTATATGTAGCAGATGATATACTAGGCTATATAGTAGATATAGTTGAGGCTACCAGGAAACATACAGACGTAGTACTAGGCGTAAGTCCTCGGGGCAGTCAGGCCCTTCTAAAGGCTTCTGAGGTATATGCCATATTGCAGAAACGGGATTATGTAATACCAGATGATGTAAAATATATGGCAGGACCAGTGTTATCCCATAGAATGATTCTTACAAGTAGTGCCAGTATAAGGTATGGAAATAGCAATGTAGTATTGAACGACATATTACGTAATGTGCCTGTGCCTTCAGAAGAGGTATTTAATCAGGCGGGCGATGAAAAATGA